One window of the Mytilus galloprovincialis chromosome 14, xbMytGall1.hap1.1, whole genome shotgun sequence genome contains the following:
- the LOC143059769 gene encoding uncharacterized protein LOC143059769, translated as MADPVIQTAEQQITCTICFDIFDEPKSLPCLHTFCKKCIGDHILHHSEFARRMGYHCPICRGFVLAPTGKEFSPHLWVESLPNNHNIVSMISAYTTPRPYYLNPCAVHPNKELEFYCVDHELYICSLCSLQHRKCDEVLSREEAEDLPRKVTPSTDSTEERYISYLFDQCNDIEHIMDSRKGILSRIDQSEEEIKSRITTTSRKATDLIKSQEEKVISQLSKLKSKEVHKIESDIRKCQKANEKCKRSLQSLQEARDKEDADDMTNTLENVKKEYEANSRKIRELSRKSFRSTIDFQMNSSIENFITDFQSFGSVDFIRDDGIPQTPCSTSSGSASLPTPSQRCPRPSKSATSRRRDFSPNSSCPSFGVGGDRDDRPRTVQSQRIRSASSVDYAEARGNSGFYINEGAHIEVSQHSKQPSWITGIAILDNGNVVVVDHANETVSLYDTTYVKVSEIVVTPAPYDTTTISNTELLVTRPDIDTLLAINVYGQGELKYGASFQTGLKAKSISHDNSHLAVCSSTKLQIYVKHNGRWRKHEEHSFDRTKFTYVAIDGVKERIFITDQKYPEPELLCLTYDGDIRWRFMHSDLGFPSGVALCSGHIYVASWDRATVLRVAYNGSYEGTGIQRGIQFPWKLTVTSRHNKLLLSQHKNTLATEARRIIRFFSLDAEM; from the coding sequence ATGGCTGACCCAGTAATACAAACAGCAGAACAACAAATCACATGCACAATTTGCTTCGACATTTTTGATGAACCGAAATCTTTGCCATGCCTGCACACGTTTTGCAAGAAATGTATCGGTGATCATATTCTTCACCACTCTGAGTTTGCGCGCAGGATGGGATATCATTGTCCAATTTGCCGAGGATTCGTACTAGCTCCAACGGGGAAGGAATTTTCTCCACATCTATGGGTTGAAAGTTTACCAAACAATCACAACATTGTATCAATGATTTCTGCATATACTACGCCAAGACCTTATTACCTAAACCCATGTGCCGTCCATCCGAACAAAGAACTTGAATTTTACTGTGTTGATCATGAACTTTACATATGCTCGTTATGCTCGTTGCAGCACCGGAAATGTGACGAAGTTCTATCACGTGAAGAAGCGGAAGATCTTCCACGCAAAGTAACTCCTTCAACAGATAGCACTGAGGAGCGTTATATATCCTACCTATTTGATCAGTGCAACGACATAGAACATATAATGGACAGTAGAAAGGGAATTTTAAGCCGAATTGACCAATCAGAGGAGGAAATTAAGAGTCGAATAACTACAACGAGTCGCAAGGCAACCGATCTCATAAAATCACAAGAAGAAAAGGTTATCAGCCAGCTTTCGAAACTTAAATCAAAGGAGGTGCACAAAATTGAATCCGATATTCGCAAATGCCAAAAAGccaatgaaaaatgtaaaagatcACTTCAAAGTCTGCAGGAAGCGAGAGATAAGGAAGATGCAGACGACATGACAAATACATTGGAAAACGTGAAAAAAGAATACGAAGCTAACAGCAGAAAAATCAGAGAACTCTCCAGGAAATCGTTTAGAAGCACGATTGACTTCCAAATGAATTCATCAATTGAAAACTTCATTACTGATTTCCAGTCCTTTGGGAGTGTTGACTTTATCCGAGACGATGGAATACCACAGACACCATGTTCTACATCATCAGGCTCTGCTTCTCTGCCTACACCAAGCCAACGTTGTCCAAGACCATCGAAGTCGGCAACAAGCAGACGACGAGATTTTTCACCAAATTCATCTTGCCCATCTTTTGGCGTTGGAGGCGATCGGGATGACCGCCCTCGTACGGTGCAATCCCAACGCATTCGGTCTGCTTCGTCAGTTGATTATGCTGAGGCACGTGGGAATAGCggtttttatataaatgagggGGCACACATTGAAGTATCGCAACACAGTAAACAGCCATCTTGGATTACTGGAATAGCCATATTAGATAACGGCAATGTGGTAGTTGTTGATCATGCCAACGAAACAGTGTCACTTTATGATACAACTTATGTCAAAGTTTCAGAAATTGTTGTGACACCGGCCCCTTACGACACGACGACTATCTCAAATACCGAGTTACTTGTCACACGGCCGGATATCGACACTCTTCTAGCCATCAACGTGTATGGCCAAGGAGAATTAAAATACGGAGCCTCGTTCCAAACAGGTCTAAAAGCCAAATCAATCAGCCATGACAATAGTCATCTAGCCGTTTGCAGCAGCACCAAACTCCAAATCTACGTCAAACACAATGGACGATGGCGAAAGCACGAGGAACATTCATTTGATCGCACTAAATTCACATATGTTGCAATCGACGGCGTAAAGGAACGAATATTCATTACGGACCAAAAATATCCGGAACCTGAACTTCTCTGTCTAACTTACGATGGAGACATCCGTTGGCGGTTTATGCATTCGGATCTAGGATTTCCATCAGGCGTTGCATTATGTAGTGGTCATATTTATGTTGCATCATGGGATCGGGCAACTGTACTCCGAGTAGCATATAATGGTTCCTACGAAGGGACTGGAATACAGCGAGGTAtccagtttccatggaaacttaCAGTTACATCGAGACACAACAAACTTTTACTATCACAACATAAAAACACGCTAGCCACGGAGGCGAGACGAATCATTCGATTTTTCTCCCTAGATGCAGAAATGTAA